From the Oncorhynchus nerka isolate Pitt River linkage group LG20, Oner_Uvic_2.0, whole genome shotgun sequence genome, one window contains:
- the LOC115102454 gene encoding transmembrane protein 269-like isoform X1, whose amino-acid sequence MLFYSIIFRSFQLLCCGQTDAERIMILLTPSSGFFQRTNKLFLSEQATGVQLKEFVRKNAANALSMANMLMGMASILCSLNGHQHAACWLVLIGYLLDLADGAVARRLDACSPLGAKLDDFADFTTFGIATSLLLRTHALMDNILCMCYVLSVFVRLCFFSSGIPFMYRGLPCIYSSAILACLSLLTGGNMVILRVTAVAMILFMVNQGFYPHDRVLESQAWKKVVYAGGVVMVFCSSFSPACVYYLLWSVSYILFPTSLWSCKV is encoded by the exons ATGCTTTTTTACAG CATCATCTTTAGGTCCTTCCAG CTGCTGTGCTGTGGGCAGACTGACGCAGAGAGAATCATGATTCTGCTGACTCCATCCTCTG GTTTCTTCCAGCGTACCAATAAGCTATTTCTAAGCGAGCAGGCCACAGGTGTCCAGCTCAAGGAGTTTGTACGCAAAAATGCAGCCAATGCTCTGTCTATGGCCAACATGCTCATGGGCATGGCCTCTATTCTCTGCAGCCTGAACGG CCACCAACATGCAGCCTGCTGGCTGGTCCTGATTGGCTACCTGCTGGATTTGGCAGATGGGGCAGTTGCCAGGCGACTTGATGCATGCTCACCACTAG GTGCTAAACTGGATGATTTTGCAGATTTCACAACCTTTGGGATTGCAACATCATTGCTCCTGAGGACACATGCCTTAATGGACAACATCCTGTGCATGTGCTACGTCCTGTCTGTGTTTGTCCGCCTCTGCTTCTTCTCCAGCG GCATCCCCTTCATGTACCGTGGCCTGCCATGTATCTACTCTTCCGCCATCctggcctgtctctccctgttgACCGGAGGTAACATGGTGATCCTGCGGGTCACTGCTGTGGCCATGATCCTCTTCATGGTCAACCAGGGCTTCTACCCTCACGACAGGGTCCTGGAGTCACAGGCCTGGAAGAAGGTGGTCTACGCTGGAG GAGTTGTCATGGTGTtctgttcctctttctctccGGCATGTGTGTACTACCTGTTGTGGTCTGTCTCCTACATTTTGTTCCCAACATCTCTTTGGAGTTGCAAAGTGTAG
- the LOC115102454 gene encoding transmembrane protein 269-like isoform X2 gives MKNIIFRSFQLLCCGQTDAERIMILLTPSSGFFQRTNKLFLSEQATGVQLKEFVRKNAANALSMANMLMGMASILCSLNGHQHAACWLVLIGYLLDLADGAVARRLDACSPLGAKLDDFADFTTFGIATSLLLRTHALMDNILCMCYVLSVFVRLCFFSSGIPFMYRGLPCIYSSAILACLSLLTGGNMVILRVTAVAMILFMVNQGFYPHDRVLESQAWKKVVYAGGVVMVFCSSFSPACVYYLLWSVSYILFPTSLWSCKV, from the exons ATGAAGAA CATCATCTTTAGGTCCTTCCAG CTGCTGTGCTGTGGGCAGACTGACGCAGAGAGAATCATGATTCTGCTGACTCCATCCTCTG GTTTCTTCCAGCGTACCAATAAGCTATTTCTAAGCGAGCAGGCCACAGGTGTCCAGCTCAAGGAGTTTGTACGCAAAAATGCAGCCAATGCTCTGTCTATGGCCAACATGCTCATGGGCATGGCCTCTATTCTCTGCAGCCTGAACGG CCACCAACATGCAGCCTGCTGGCTGGTCCTGATTGGCTACCTGCTGGATTTGGCAGATGGGGCAGTTGCCAGGCGACTTGATGCATGCTCACCACTAG GTGCTAAACTGGATGATTTTGCAGATTTCACAACCTTTGGGATTGCAACATCATTGCTCCTGAGGACACATGCCTTAATGGACAACATCCTGTGCATGTGCTACGTCCTGTCTGTGTTTGTCCGCCTCTGCTTCTTCTCCAGCG GCATCCCCTTCATGTACCGTGGCCTGCCATGTATCTACTCTTCCGCCATCctggcctgtctctccctgttgACCGGAGGTAACATGGTGATCCTGCGGGTCACTGCTGTGGCCATGATCCTCTTCATGGTCAACCAGGGCTTCTACCCTCACGACAGGGTCCTGGAGTCACAGGCCTGGAAGAAGGTGGTCTACGCTGGAG GAGTTGTCATGGTGTtctgttcctctttctctccGGCATGTGTGTACTACCTGTTGTGGTCTGTCTCCTACATTTTGTTCCCAACATCTCTTTGGAGTTGCAAAGTGTAG